Within the Bacteroidia bacterium genome, the region GCAGTAGTAGGATATTTTAGAGCCTCCGGATATTTTGCGGTCAGGGAACATTTGATGAAAGTTCCATCTGTAAAAATTCTTGTTGGAATTGACGTTGATCATATAGTGGGAGAAGCTCAGCGGAAGGGTTTACTTTTCACTGGAGACGATGATAAAACTCGTCAAGAGTTCATCAATTGGATAGAAAAAGATATCAAGGATGCTCGTTATGCAAAAAATGTTGAGAGTGGAATTCTTGCTTTCATTGATGATATCATAAACAAGCGATTAGAAATACGGGCGCATAAATCAAAGCAACTTCACGCAAAGATTTATATTTTCCTGCCAGAAACATTTAATGAGCATACAGATGGACGTTTAATTACCGGATCGTCTAATCTTACGAGCGCAGGATTAGGAGCAAAAAAGGAAGCGAATAATTATGAGTTTAATGTTGAAATAAAGGATTATTCCAATGTGAAATTTGCATTGGATGAATTCGAGAAACTTTGGGTTGACTCTACGGATATTCTTCCTGAAAATTTCCAAAGTCTGAAAGAGAATTCTCACATTGATAAATTATTTACTCCGTTTGAAATATACATCAAGTTTCTTATAGAATATTTCGGCAGAACGATTGAATACGATCCGGAAACTGTAGGTGACGTACCTCAGAATTTCAAAAAACTATCCTATCAGATTGATGCCGTGAACCAAGGTTTCCAAATGCTAATGGAACACAATGGATTCTTTTTGGCTGATGTTGTTGGTACTGGTAAAACAGTTGTTGCGGCTATGCTTGCGAAGCGGTTTATTATTGCGAATGGCACTCAACACACAAAAATTCTTGTTGTTTACCCTCCACAAGTTGAAAAGAACTGGAAGCGAACATTCCGACAATTTAATATTGACAGATACACGAAATTCATTACCAATGGAAGTCTTGATAAAATAATTGAGGATTATGACACGCATGGTTATTGGCCAAAAGAAGATTATGATTTGATATTAGTGGATGAGGCTCATAAATTCAGAAATCATACTTCACAAGCATTTCAAAGCTTGCAGATCATTTGCAAAGCCGGACGACAAAATAATGGGAATATAGAAAGTGAAGAAAAGAAAGTGGTATTGATTTCTGCTACCCCATTAAATAATCGACCACACGATATTTATTATCTCTTGCAATTATTTCAGGATGCACGCAGATCTACGTTGCCGGAAACAAACCTGCAATCATTCTTTGCCGGAATAATTGACGAATACAAAATCATCAAAAATCAGGATGTGCCGGATATGGATGCTTTGAGAAATCTTTATTCGAGAATTCGTCATCGCGTTTTAGAACCAATTACGATTCGAAGAACCCGAAGGGATTTAGAAACCATTGATCGTTATAAAGAGGATTTAATTCAGCAAGGAATTCGTTTCCCGGAAATAGAACCACCTTATGCAATCGAATATCAGCTTGACAAGAAGTTGAATCTTCTTTTTTATCAAACAATCCACTACTTAACAGATGAGCATGCTATAAAGTATTTCAGATATCAAGCAATTGGTCATTTGAAAAAAGCGATTAGTGATGAATTTTATGAGAGTCCGGCAACCATATCAATGGCATTAGCAGGAATCATGAAGACGATGTTAGTGAAGCGATTGGAAAGTAGTTTTTATGCATTCAAAAAGTCGCTTACAAATTTTAAGAATTCAACCTCTCGAATGGTAGAAATGTTCGAGAAAGGAAAGGTTTATATCGCTCCTGACTTGGACATTAATAGATTGATCGATGATGGCTGGTCTGATGAAGAAATTGAAGCAAGAATTCTTGAAATTTCAGATGATAAACCTGAGAACAGAGTTTTTGATGCCGGGGATTTTGATGATAGGTTTTTGGAAGGATTAAAGCATGATCTAAAACTATTGACAGAATTGTGCGCTGTATGGGATACAATTGATTACGATCCTAAATTTGATAGGTTCCTCGAAATGATGAGAGGAGAGTTGTTTGACGATGTGAAAAATCCAACAAAAAAATTAGTGATATTTTCTGAATCAAAGGATACAACAGACTATTTAACTCAACAATTGACCGCAAACGGGTTTCAGAACTTATTGTCAATTGACAGTACAAATAGAAAGAATAAATTTGAAATCATTCTCGAAAATTTTGACGCTAACTACGATAAAGAAAAAAAGAATGACTTCAACATTATTATAAGTACAGAGGTTTTAGCTGAAGGTGTCAACTTGCATCGTGCAAATGTTATCGTCAATTATGACACGCCTTGGAATGCAACACGTTTGATGCAGCGTATCGGTCGTGTAAATCGTATTGGATCAGTCGCAGGGAAAATTTACAATTACAATTTCTATCCTTCTTCACAAGGAAATGATCAAATTCAATTGAAGAAAACATCGCTCTTGAAATTACAGGGGTTTCATACTGCCTTTGGGGAGGATGCACAGATTTACACCCTCGAAGAGATTATTGAAATAGTAAAATTGTACAAGGATGGCATGCCGGAAGACGAGGACATGAGATTACGTTATTTAGAATTTATTCGGAATTTTAAAGAGAATCAACCTGAAGAATTTAAACGAATCAAAAAGTTTCCGGTGAAAGCAAGAACCGGACGAAAAGCAAATGTTGAAAAAAATCACAGCAAGCTTTCAATTTGTTTATTGAAGTCTGAAGTGAAAAAGGAAATCTACAGGATCAATAAAGACAATACGGTTTATTCTCTAACATTTGAAGAGGCAGTTAAGATTTTTGAAGCCAAACAAAATGAGAAGGCATTTGCTTTGCCTGATTTCCATTACGATCAGATAAATAAAGCAACTGAGCAGTATGAAGCTGAATTAACTAATGATGAGGCGCAGGTTACTGCTCACAATACAACAGACGCAAGAGCTAATTACATCAAAAAATTTCTTCGTGATATCCGCAGCTATGCTTTGAATGATAGTTTTGAAGACGCATACAAAGTGCTTATTGAATTGATTGAGACCGGAACATTTACAAATTTAATTACTGAATTGGATCGAATCAGAAAGAAGGTTAATAATAAGAAAAAACCTTTGAGCCTCAAGGAAGCAGAAAAGGAAATCATTCGCTTAAAGGAGAAATACAGTTCGAGAAATCAAGCCGTAATTCAGGATGATCAACTTGGAATTATTAATGCTGAACCGGAAATTATTATTTCAGAAACATTTATTGACTAATTTATTTTTTGCAAATGACAAAAGAACTTATAAAGGATTATTTAGAAAGTGCTTATAAGCGCGAAAATTGGATCGCCCTAATTCGCGAGGTCTTCGTCAATGGACAATTTAATGCCAAGCCCGTTGAAATATCTATTGCCAAAAATGATATTGCTGAAAGTGCTTATGAATTAGGTTCGTTTGAAACTTCTGATAAACGTATTATTGGTATTTACGAAATCAAGATCAAAAAGAATTTAAATCTTGAACGAAATCGTGTTGGACTTAGGCAGTTATTGCGTTCTGTATATAAGCAAGTAGATGGTGCTTTTATAGTTTTTGATCAGGGGAAGAAATGGAGATTCTCCTACGTCTCAGAAGTTAATTCCCGCGATGCAGAAGGCGTTTTGATAAAATCGTATACTGAACCAAAACGTTTTACTTACTTATTTGGAGAGAACATAAGTAGTAGAACTGCAATTGAACGCTTTTACAAATTAACTGGGAATCCCGTTGAGTTAACTGCAATTAAGGAGGCATTCTCAGTAGATTCTTTAACTAAAGAGTTTTATCGAGAATTAAGTGACTGGTATTTTTGGGCATTGCAGAATGTTGAATTTCCGAATGACGAAGAAAAAGATTCTGAAGTCAGAAATGCGACCAGTACAATACGATTAATTACGCGGATAATGTTCGTTTGGTTCTTAAAACAAAAGGGACTAATTCCGGATGAGCTGTTCGACAAGAATGAGATTGATCGTATAATAAAGTACAACGATAAAAAGGGAAGCACTTATTACAAAGCGATATTACAAAACTTATTCTTTGCGACATTAAATACCGAGATGGGCGACAGCAACAGAAAATTTGTTGACAGACAGTATGGCGTTCAAGGATATTATCGTTACAAAAGATTTTTTAAAGACGTGGATCGCTTTTTAGAATTGACAAAAAACATCCCTTTTCTTAACGGAGGATTATTTGAAAATCTTGATAAGAACATTGGAACCGATGAAGCAATGAGGATTGATTGTTTTAGTAATAAATTAGAAAATGAAACCAGATTAGCAATTCCGGATTATTTATTTTTTGGTGACGATACAGTTGATCTGAGCAATGTGTATGATGATAAAAAAAGAAACAAGGTAGAAGTACACGGGTTAATTAATATTCTCAAAAAATACAATTTTACAATTGAGGAGAATACTCCGCTTGATGTTGAAGTTGCTCTTGATCCGGAATTGTTAGGAAAGGTATTTGAAAACCTTCTTGCCAGTTATAATCCGGAAACACAAAGTACAGCACGAAAACAAACTGGCTCATTTTATACTCCGCGTGATATTGTAGAGTATATGGTTGATGAGAGTTTGAAGGCATTCTTACTAAATGTTCTAACCGGAGTATCGGATACATATTTGGAATTTGGCAAAGAGCAAACTCATTTGTTTGGAAATGATGTAAAAAAAGGTCAGCTTAAAATGGAGGAGACCATTGAGAAATCAAAATCGGAACGTTTGCATTACGAGAGTTTACTTTACCAATTGCTGTCTTATTCAGACAGCGAACACCAGTTTACTGAGAAAGAAATTGCAATTATTATTTCAGCATTAGATAATTGCAAAATACTTGATCCTGCTTGCGGTTCTGGTGCATATCCAATGGGTATTTTACATAAAATGGTTCATATACTCCACAAAATTGATCCAAAGAACAAACTTTGGAAGGAACGGCAGATATCGAGAGTAAAAGCCGCTAAAGAAGCCGCTAATAATATTCAAGAACTTTCTATCAGAGAAAACATTTTGATGGAGTTAGATAAAACGCAAGAGGACATTGAAAAGGCATTTAATAATAATGAATTGGATTATGGAAGAAAACTATATTTAATTGAAAATTGTATCTACGGAGTGGATTTACAACCCATTGCTGTCCAAATTGCCAAGCTCCGCTTTTTCATATCCCTTGTAGTTGATCAAACAATTCATGAGGATCAAGCAAATCTTGGAATTCGTCCACTTCCAAATCTTGAGACAAAATTCGTTGCAGCAAACACTTTGATCAAATTGGAGAAAGACGGAAATAATTTATTTACCCATCCCGAAATTGCTAAGAAGAAAGCTGAATTGAAACGTGTAAGGTTAGACCACTTTGAAGCAAAAACACCTGGCCGAAAAAATTCGCTGCGAAAAAAAGATGAATTATTGAGAGGAGAAATCGCTGAATTACTAATGAATGAACATGAGTTGCAACCCCAAGCAGCAAAATTACTTGCTAATTGGAATCCTTATGATCAAAACGCGAGCGCAACTTTTTTTGATAATGAATGGATGTTTGGTTTAATAAGTGGATTTGATGTTGTTATTGGTAACCCGCCTTATGTTAGTCTACAAAGAATGAGCGATACCAAACAATTAAAATCGGCAGGATACGTCACATTTGAAAACACTGGAGATCTTTATTCCTTGTTTTACGAACAGGGAAATAATCTACTTAAACCAAACGGTGTTTTGTGTTATATCACTTCAAACAAATGGATAAATGCTAACTATGGAAAGAGTACTCGAAAATATTTTGCAACACAAACGAATCCTCTTATTCTAATTGATTTTGCAAAGGTTAAAATATTTGAAAGCGCAACGGTCTTCGTAAATATTTTACTCTCACAAAAGGCGAAAAACATAAACGAATTGCAGGCATGTACGATCGAAGGCGACAAATTGCCCGATATTGATTTAAGGGAATATTTCTTAAAGAAGAGATTTGTTTTGAAAAATCTTGATGAAAATGTTTGGAAAGTAAATAATGTACATGCGCTCAAAATAAACGACATTATTGAAGCAAAAGGGACAAAGCTTAAAGAATGGAAGGAGCTAAGTTTTTTCAGAGGAATAACTTCAGGGTTAAATGAAGCATTTCATATTTCGGCAGAACAGAAGGATGAATTCATTAGAACTAATAAAAAGAACTCCGAAATAATTAAACCTCTTTTAAGAGGAAAGGACATAAAAAGGTGGGGCTATGAATTTGAAGGATGGTATATGATAAATAGCCATAATGGTCTTAAAGGAAATCATGGAGTTAAACCAATCAATGCTGAGCGCGACTATCCCGCAATTTATAACCACTTAAAGAAATTCGAAAAGGAATTAAAATTGAGACAAGATCAAGGTGACAATTGGACGAATTTGCGGGATTGTGCTTTTTTGTTAGAATTTGATAAGCCAAAAATAGTTTGGATTGAAATTTCTGATCGCGCCAATTATGCTTATGATGAGGAAGGGATGTTTCTAACCAATTCGGCTTACTTTATTTCTGGAAAGAGTTTGAAATATATTTTAGGCGTGCTTAATTCAAAAGTTGCTGATTACTATTTCTTTCAAATTACAGCTACAATTGCTGGCGGTCGTAAAAGATATACGAAGCAATATGTAGAGCAGATTCCAATTCCGCAAATTACCGAGGACGAGCAAAAGCCATTTATTAATATCGTGGACTACATTCTATTCTTAAAATCTCTTCCTGATAATCAAGAGGCGAGAATTGCAATGGGCTATTTTGAATCCATCCTTGACGCAATGGTTTACGAGCTGTATTTTGATGAAATTGTAGCTGAGGAAGGATATCAAATTATTAAACATATCTCAAAACTACAGCCCCTTGAATCTTTTCCAACAGAGAAAGAGAAACTAATGCAGTTACTGAAAATGTATGAAAAGGTTTACCATAAAGACCATCCGGTAAGAAATAGTGTTTCCTATTTAGACTCAATACCCGAAATAAAAGAAATAAATAAAGTATTCAGCGATCCAAAATCTGTCATTGAATTATGAAAATAAAGTCCATACAATTTTTCGATTACCGGGCATTCTTTAATGGGAAGGATGAGCAATATCTTCTTTCTATTGAAGGGAATAACGTACTTGTCTATGGGGAAAACGGAAGTGGAAAAACATCATTTTACAGAGGACTTAAGGACTTCATAAACCCTAAAGATTTTGTCAGTCATAATCAAACACCAAGGTTAAACGAAGGATTTATTGAAATCCAATTCGATGACCTCACAACAGAGAGGTTTGATGACACCGGTATTAAATCGACAAAAAGAGAAGTCTTAAATTCTTCTAAACTCAATAGCTTCTTATCATACAAAGAGCTGCTCAGAACTCATTTTTTTGAAGAAGAGCAAAATGAAATTAATCTTTATAATTTATTAGTTGAGAATGTCCTAAGGGAGCATAACTTGGCTACGTTGGGAAAACTTGGCGAGAGTTGGGAAGTACTAAAGTCTCGTAAAATTAGCGAAGAGTTCGAAGGAATTACATTGTCTGCTCAAACCGAATCAATAAGTGCTGATACTGCAAAGGATCAGATAGAAAAGATAAAGGATGAATATAAGAATGCCGTTCAAAAATACAATGACGAATTAAAACACCTCTTAGTGGAAATTAATGGTGGGCTAAAAAATATTCTTAAATACTTTGATAAGAATTTAGAAGTCGAATTGGTTTGGAAAGAGGTAAAACAAGGAGAATTTGATAAGGCGAAAATATCAACACGTGTTATTTATTTTAGGAAGGAGATTAGCAATCATCATGATTTTTTAAATGAGGCAAGACTTTCTGCCTTGGCGCTTTCAGTTTATTTATCTGCAATAAAAACTAATCCGACTGCCAACACACTAAAACTAATGTTTTTAGATGATGTGTTCGTTGGTTTAGATATGAGTAATAGGATTCCGCTGCTTGAAATATTGAATACGGAATTTAATGACTGGCAATTATTTATGACTACCTATGATCGGCATTGGTTTGAAGTGGCAAAACGAAAACTTCAAGTTTTGGGTAATTGGAGTTTTTTTGAAATGTATGCGTTTGTTGAAAAAGACAATGGAACTCCTCCAATTACTTTATTCGAGAAGCCAATAATTAAAGCCAGTCAAACAAACTTGGCAAACGCTCTTCGTTATTTGAATTCTCAATTCGATCCTGATTACCCTGCTTGTGCAAATTATCTAAGGAGGGCAAATGAGGAACTGATCAGAAAACATTTGCCAATAAAATTGCAAAAGGCTGGCCTGAATGAAGAATCAGGTGAATTACAAAAACTGATGCTGAAGGATCTCTATGATTGCACACTTGTTTTCCTCAAGAGACTAAATCAAGATATCTCCACTCTGGAAGAACTCAAAAAGCAACATTTAAAAACACTTCTAAATCCTCTATCGCATTTCGATATTGAAACTCCTCTTTACAAAAGGGAATTGGAAGTAATTATAGAATTGACTGAGAAGCTCGAAAACTCACTTATAGATTTTAAGCCACTTTATAAGGAAATATTGTCAAGGCAATCATTTCTTCGTTTCAGTTTTAATTTAACTAATGTAGGTGCTGCTGAAAAGGGGTATTACGAATTCAAAATTAAGGACGATTTATATGTGTATAATGACGGTGGTGTTTTAAAGCTATCAAACTTAACATTTCAGTCGAGAAAAACATATACAACCTCAAATGGAGTCGCTACCAATTTAAATAACCTTCCTGAGTGGGGCAGTATTGAGGAAGGCTATAATAAATGTTATCAAAATGGGATTACTTCTTTTGCGGGACTCCAAAAAGAAGTAGATTATATTAATGCTGTGGAGTATAAAGATGAACAAGGTAATTGGCAATCGTTAAGAGGAATTTTTGTGTTATAAAATAATATCAAATGAAAAAGGAAGACAAATTCATTTTTACCACCAACTCAAGGATCATAAAAGATCTGTTGACTCAATATCGAAATACGTTTTACGCATTTTGTGAGCTTGTAAATAATTCAATTCAAGCCAAGGCTACCAAAATTGATATTACCATCGATTATGCGAAATCCGAAGTGACAAAGGCTCCAATTAAAAAAATCACGATAAAAGATTACGGGCATGGCGTCTCTATTTCGGATTTTGATAAAAAGATTTTGGAAGTTGGAACGGATGTAAAAAAGGATGGTGAAGGAGTTGGTCGATTTGCTGCATTGCAAATTGGAAGTCAAATTGAAATAGAAACTGTTGCTTACGATGAAAAAGAAAAAAAATATACAAAGGTCACTTTGCCGATAAACTCTTCTCTATTCAAGAATCAGAAGTTGGTGGATTTAAAATTTTCAGGTAAAGCAGAAATATTAAGCACGAAACCAAATCCCTACTACCAAGTTGAAATTAAAGCCTTGCATCACAATCAAAACGAAAGGACAGATCGAAAAAATGTCATTGCGAAGGAATTAATGAGTGAAAACATTCGACTTTCTTTATTCGAAAGATATCCGTATGAAATATTCAATGAAACAATTCAGTTTTCTGTAAACGGTAAAAAACTTAAAAAATCTGAATTCATTTATGATGTTCCTAAGATAAAGAAGGAGAAGTTTACCGATATGAAGGGTAATGAGCATGAAATGAAATTCTACTTCTATAAAGTAAAGTTGAATGATCATAAGGCTAAAGTGTTTTTCCAAATGGAAAATAGCGGCCTTAAATCTGTCGCATCGTCATTTTTGTATTCATCCGAATGGTTATCTAAAGACATGGGAAGTTGGTTCATATATGTTGAATCTCCCTTTTTTAAACCCGAAGTATTTCGGGACATTGACATGGACGAGTTAGGTGATGAGGGGATTGGGAAATTAAAATCTTTTACTAAGGATGTAATTACCCAGTTTTTCATTTCCATCAATAAGGAATTTGAAACGTTCACAACAAAATTGAAGGAGGCATATCCGGGTTACGAAGAAGCAAATGCTTCTTCCGAAACTCAGAAACTTCTCTTTGAACAATTCGCTTACATTGCTGAGCAGAAGTATAAATTGATAGAGAAGAATGAAAACATCAAAGAAATTCTTTATCCTTTAATGGAGCGTGCAATTGCTGACGGCAATATTGTAGAGATACTTGATGGCCTATTGCATTCAGATAAACCAACGACCGACAAGTTTAAAAATTTGCTTGAAGTTACAGATATGGAAAGTATTGTTCACTTCAATAGTGACGTTGCTGAAAAGATTGAATTCTTAGACTTTCTTCATGAGTTAAATTATGGAAAGATATCTGAATACGTCCTCGAAAGAAAACAGTTACATAAAATAGTCGAGAAAGAATTATGGTTATTTGGGGAATCATATAACGGAGTTCCCAATATGCTCTGGTCAGACAAAAAGTTACTTGGAATTTTTGAGGAATTAAGAACAAAGTATTTAGATTACCAACCAACCGCAGAAGATGAAAACTTAACTCCACTTAAGGGAGAAGGATTGAATGACATTACCGATCTATTTTTTACAAATGAAAAACCGCTTGATGATGGCGGTCGTGAATTTATGATTGTTGAATTGAAAGCACCACGTTGCAAAATATCACAAAAAGAATTGAGTCAAATTAAGAAGTATGCCTATGCAGTAGAAAGCACGACTGCCATTCCAAAGCATAAAACTCGTTATAAATTGCTTCTGATAGCAGCAGAGATGACTGCTCAAGTTGAATCTGAAATCAAATCCCTTTCTTCTGCTTACCAAACCCCTTTTTTAATTGAGCGTAAGAAGGATGTTGATGTTGAAATATATATGATGACTTGGGCAGAATTAATCGGTATTCAAAGGACAAAATTGAATTACTTATCAAAGTACCTTAAAATCAAAGATAAATCCGTTAAAGAGAAATTCGAGAAAGAATATCCAAATTTGATTAATCAAAAGATGAGAACTATGCTGAAGAAAATTGCTTAAAATATAACTCGCATTTTCAAGCATTAACCGACATTAACCGCATAAACAAACATTAATCAGCATCATCAAACAAGTTCGCGCAACAACTGGAAAGCGATCTTTTAGACCACCGCATCTTTGTCCTGTAAAACATAAATACTATGAACAGGACACAAGTAAAAGTACATCCGGCAGCAATATCACTTCTTGCGGATGCATCATGGGAATTCGCCCATGCTCAATTATGGAAAAACTATCCATTCAGCAAAGCTGAAAAAGAAGTTGCTAAAAATTTCATCAGCGAATATTACAAGGACATTCTTCCTGAATTATTCTCAACCTACGCAGGAAAACAATTCAATGCATTCTGCGAGCGCATTCTCAAGGCTAAACGCTACGTTGAGCGTTATCCAAGCCGTTACATCCCACATCCTGGACTTTATTTCAATCCCGAAAACAAAAAAGGATTTGCAGGAACTCTTCGTTGGCACAATGAAGATGTTCTGAAAGCGAGAATGAAAAATGTTCGCTTCTATTTTATCAATGGTGACGTGATTGCTTTCAATGCAACGCCTTATCCATACCGTCACACCGCTTAATTCCAAAAAACATGAAAGGAAAAATAATCC harbors:
- a CDS encoding DEAD/DEAH box helicase family protein, giving the protein MSTNIFTNEGENSLLKKFNGVFDNMTNLYAFRAVVGYFRASGYFAVREHLMKVPSVKILVGIDVDHIVGEAQRKGLLFTGDDDKTRQEFINWIEKDIKDARYAKNVESGILAFIDDIINKRLEIRAHKSKQLHAKIYIFLPETFNEHTDGRLITGSSNLTSAGLGAKKEANNYEFNVEIKDYSNVKFALDEFEKLWVDSTDILPENFQSLKENSHIDKLFTPFEIYIKFLIEYFGRTIEYDPETVGDVPQNFKKLSYQIDAVNQGFQMLMEHNGFFLADVVGTGKTVVAAMLAKRFIIANGTQHTKILVVYPPQVEKNWKRTFRQFNIDRYTKFITNGSLDKIIEDYDTHGYWPKEDYDLILVDEAHKFRNHTSQAFQSLQIICKAGRQNNGNIESEEKKVVLISATPLNNRPHDIYYLLQLFQDARRSTLPETNLQSFFAGIIDEYKIIKNQDVPDMDALRNLYSRIRHRVLEPITIRRTRRDLETIDRYKEDLIQQGIRFPEIEPPYAIEYQLDKKLNLLFYQTIHYLTDEHAIKYFRYQAIGHLKKAISDEFYESPATISMALAGIMKTMLVKRLESSFYAFKKSLTNFKNSTSRMVEMFEKGKVYIAPDLDINRLIDDGWSDEEIEARILEISDDKPENRVFDAGDFDDRFLEGLKHDLKLLTELCAVWDTIDYDPKFDRFLEMMRGELFDDVKNPTKKLVIFSESKDTTDYLTQQLTANGFQNLLSIDSTNRKNKFEIILENFDANYDKEKKNDFNIIISTEVLAEGVNLHRANVIVNYDTPWNATRLMQRIGRVNRIGSVAGKIYNYNFYPSSQGNDQIQLKKTSLLKLQGFHTAFGEDAQIYTLEEIIEIVKLYKDGMPEDEDMRLRYLEFIRNFKENQPEEFKRIKKFPVKARTGRKANVEKNHSKLSICLLKSEVKKEIYRINKDNTVYSLTFEEAVKIFEAKQNEKAFALPDFHYDQINKATEQYEAELTNDEAQVTAHNTTDARANYIKKFLRDIRSYALNDSFEDAYKVLIELIETGTFTNLITELDRIRKKVNNKKKPLSLKEAEKEIIRLKEKYSSRNQAVIQDDQLGIINAEPEIIISETFID
- a CDS encoding Eco57I restriction-modification methylase domain-containing protein, producing MTKELIKDYLESAYKRENWIALIREVFVNGQFNAKPVEISIAKNDIAESAYELGSFETSDKRIIGIYEIKIKKNLNLERNRVGLRQLLRSVYKQVDGAFIVFDQGKKWRFSYVSEVNSRDAEGVLIKSYTEPKRFTYLFGENISSRTAIERFYKLTGNPVELTAIKEAFSVDSLTKEFYRELSDWYFWALQNVEFPNDEEKDSEVRNATSTIRLITRIMFVWFLKQKGLIPDELFDKNEIDRIIKYNDKKGSTYYKAILQNLFFATLNTEMGDSNRKFVDRQYGVQGYYRYKRFFKDVDRFLELTKNIPFLNGGLFENLDKNIGTDEAMRIDCFSNKLENETRLAIPDYLFFGDDTVDLSNVYDDKKRNKVEVHGLINILKKYNFTIEENTPLDVEVALDPELLGKVFENLLASYNPETQSTARKQTGSFYTPRDIVEYMVDESLKAFLLNVLTGVSDTYLEFGKEQTHLFGNDVKKGQLKMEETIEKSKSERLHYESLLYQLLSYSDSEHQFTEKEIAIIISALDNCKILDPACGSGAYPMGILHKMVHILHKIDPKNKLWKERQISRVKAAKEAANNIQELSIRENILMELDKTQEDIEKAFNNNELDYGRKLYLIENCIYGVDLQPIAVQIAKLRFFISLVVDQTIHEDQANLGIRPLPNLETKFVAANTLIKLEKDGNNLFTHPEIAKKKAELKRVRLDHFEAKTPGRKNSLRKKDELLRGEIAELLMNEHELQPQAAKLLANWNPYDQNASATFFDNEWMFGLISGFDVVIGNPPYVSLQRMSDTKQLKSAGYVTFENTGDLYSLFYEQGNNLLKPNGVLCYITSNKWINANYGKSTRKYFATQTNPLILIDFAKVKIFESATVFVNILLSQKAKNINELQACTIEGDKLPDIDLREYFLKKRFVLKNLDENVWKVNNVHALKINDIIEAKGTKLKEWKELSFFRGITSGLNEAFHISAEQKDEFIRTNKKNSEIIKPLLRGKDIKRWGYEFEGWYMINSHNGLKGNHGVKPINAERDYPAIYNHLKKFEKELKLRQDQGDNWTNLRDCAFLLEFDKPKIVWIEISDRANYAYDEEGMFLTNSAYFISGKSLKYILGVLNSKVADYYFFQITATIAGGRKRYTKQYVEQIPIPQITEDEQKPFINIVDYILFLKSLPDNQEARIAMGYFESILDAMVYELYFDEIVAEEGYQIIKHISKLQPLESFPTEKEKLMQLLKMYEKVYHKDHPVRNSVSYLDSIPEIKEINKVFSDPKSVIEL
- a CDS encoding ATP-binding protein, whose translation is MKKEDKFIFTTNSRIIKDLLTQYRNTFYAFCELVNNSIQAKATKIDITIDYAKSEVTKAPIKKITIKDYGHGVSISDFDKKILEVGTDVKKDGEGVGRFAALQIGSQIEIETVAYDEKEKKYTKVTLPINSSLFKNQKLVDLKFSGKAEILSTKPNPYYQVEIKALHHNQNERTDRKNVIAKELMSENIRLSLFERYPYEIFNETIQFSVNGKKLKKSEFIYDVPKIKKEKFTDMKGNEHEMKFYFYKVKLNDHKAKVFFQMENSGLKSVASSFLYSSEWLSKDMGSWFIYVESPFFKPEVFRDIDMDELGDEGIGKLKSFTKDVITQFFISINKEFETFTTKLKEAYPGYEEANASSETQKLLFEQFAYIAEQKYKLIEKNENIKEILYPLMERAIADGNIVEILDGLLHSDKPTTDKFKNLLEVTDMESIVHFNSDVAEKIEFLDFLHELNYGKISEYVLERKQLHKIVEKELWLFGESYNGVPNMLWSDKKLLGIFEELRTKYLDYQPTAEDENLTPLKGEGLNDITDLFFTNEKPLDDGGREFMIVELKAPRCKISQKELSQIKKYAYAVESTTAIPKHKTRYKLLLIAAEMTAQVESEIKSLSSAYQTPFLIERKKDVDVEIYMMTWAELIGIQRTKLNYLSKYLKIKDKSVKEKFEKEYPNLINQKMRTMLKKIA